The stretch of DNA ATCCATTAACATACGCCGAAGTTTCCCGCCCAATGTATGTGCTAGAAGAGGCAAGACTCAGAGAAAACCTAAACCTCATTGCTCACGTAGCAAAAGAGGCTGATGTTGAGATTATTCTTGCTTTTAAGGCATACGCTTTGTGGCGCACCTTCCCTATTTTTCAAGAGTATATCAAGGCTACAACAGCATCGTCACTCTATGAGGCTCGCTTGGGCTTTGAAGAATTTGGATCGCCTACACACACCTTCTCACCAGGCTATACCGATTATGAAATTGATGAAATAGCTCATTGTTCGTCTCATCTTGTCTTTAATTCTTTGACACAATACGAGCGTTTCCACGTTCGTGCCAAAATTGATAACGAGAAGTTGAGTTATGGTCTGCGTGTGAATCCAGAATACTCGGAAGTAGAAACATTGATTTACAATCCATGCGCACCAGGGACACGCTTTGGAATCGCAGCTGACAAACTACCAGAGACACTGCCGAACGACGTAGAGGGTTTTCATATTCATTGCCATTGTGAAAGTGGCAGCGATGTTTTCGAACGTACATTAACACACATAGAAGAAAAGTTTGCCAAATGGTTTCCTCAGCTGAAGTGGATTAACTTCGGAGGGGGACATCTCATGACACGTAAAGACTATGACGTTCCACGACTGATTCGCGTACTTCAGAGGTTCCGTAAACGTTATCCGTGGCTCAAAGTCATTCTCGAACCTGGTAGTGCTTTTGCCTGGCAAACAGGACCATTGGTAGCACAAGTAGTTGATGTAGTTGAAGATCATGGTATTAAAACAGCCATCCTCAATGTTAGTTTCACCTGCCACATGCCTGACTGCCTAGAGATGCCATACCATCCTGCCGTTCGCAATGCAATCCTTGCAGATGAAGATGGTACAGCAAAGGGAGAACATACATACCGCTTAGGAGCAAACAGTTGCCTTAGTGGTGACTGGATGGGATCATGGACTTTTGACCATGCACTGCAGGTTGGCGAAAACATTATCTTCGAAGACATGCTTCATTATACAACTGTTAAGACAAACATGTTCAATGGTATTAGTCATCCAGCCATCGCCCTACTCCATACTGATAACGAACTAGAAATGTTACGAGAATATACTTACGAAGATTATCGTGACAGAATGGACTAATGGCATAGTATTTGCAATGGATCACGCAAATAAACATATAAAACAAGAGAAGATAATATGGCATTTATAGACTATTACAAGATACTTGGCGTTGACCGCAATATTCCACAGAATGAAGTTCGTGCAGCCTATAGAAAGCGCGCGAAACAGTTTCACCCAGACTTACACCCAAACGATCCGAAGGCTAAGGCTAAATTCCAAGCGTTGAGCGAGGCGTTTGAGGTAATTGGTGACCCTGAGAAGCGAGCGAAATATGATAAGTATGGTGAGCAGTGGCGTAATGCCGATGCTTACGAGAACGCTGGAGGCTTCGGTAGAGCACAAGGCAACCCGGGTGGCGACAATCCATTTGGTGGATTCGACTTTAGCAGCTTTGGCGGTGGAGGCGGTGGCTTCAGTAGTTTCTTCCAAGACCTCTTCGGAGGTGGCGGCGGCCGTCGTACGTCAGGATTTAACACGGGCAGGTCGCGCAACCAACAGCCTTTGGGACAGATGGAAGCCAATGTTGGCATTGACCTTTACACAGCTCTGTTAGGTGGCGAGATTATCATTCAACTCGCTGGAGGCAAAAAGATTAAGTTGAAGGTTAAACCTCTGACACAAGGTGGAACAAAGGTACGTTTGCGTGGTAAGGGTTACGATCGTGGTGATGGTACATTCGGCGACCTCATTATCACCTACAATGTGAAGCTTCCAGAACATCTCACTGAACATCAAAAAGAACTTATTGAACAGATGAGACGCGAAGGTTAATAAGAAACAATAAGTTATATAAGGAACTTTTACTCTATGTAGAAGTTCCTTTTTTATTTTATAAGATTTCAATAGGTTTCGAAAACATGCCCACGAGGGACTCATTGTTCTTTATAGATTGCTTTACCCAAAGTATATATCAACCAAGTGTAACAAATTGAATACGTAAGCCTATCCTATCCACACATAACAGGACAAGAAAAAGAAAAAGTCTTACTTCTTTTGTCTGAATATTTTTTAGTATCTTTGCATCATATATAACAAAGATAGATATAAATTTACCAATAAACAAATAACTAAAAACAATGAGTATCAGAAGATCAATAGCTACTGCATTTATTCTTAGCCCAAGTTTAACCCCCACTTTCGCCTATTCCTGGCAGTCATCGTACTTTCCTCGTTTTTCTTATGGGCTCTGTGTCCTACAAATTTTATTCTTTTTGTATGGTGAGTGTTTTAAGTTCAACTTATCGTATATCTGTTTTGCTTGCTTCGAAGGACTACTACATTGGCGCATCTCGATGTTCTCACCTAATGGATTCTTCCCTTTTGTTGTGACGAGCTTCTGGGTGCTCATACGTCGTACAATCTCGGTCCAGTAACAGGATTCTCCTTCTCGTTTTAATTGACAGCGGATGGTGTTTACCACCCAATAGGCTAATAAACCGAAGAAGAGGTGTGCGTCGCTTCGCTCATCTTTCTGATGATAGATAGGACGGAGGTTGAGGTCATTCTTTAGTTGCCTGTTTGTACATTCTATCTCACGAATGAGATTGTAGTATTCCCATGTCACACGCTCATCAAGTGTCCTGATATTGCTGCGGAGGAAGTAGACTCCGTGACCGGACTCCATTGCCGAGAGGTCTTTTATCTCCCAGTCTACGCGCAGCATCTGCTTGGGTTTCTTCTCATCTTTTATGTAGCTTATCTGATAGAACTTCGCTATAGATGGGTACTTCTGTATGGCACGTCCTGTACGTTCAACAACCTTTTCATAGGTTTTTGTTCCACCTTTCTTGGAGATTCCATCGTTTATTCTCTTCAGTTCCATCTCAAAACGCTCTCTCCAGACCCTGTTCATAGACGACTCTGTCATAGCTTTCGAAGGAGATGTTATTTCGAGATAATAATCCTTGTCATCTTCTGTCTTAACCTCTTTCAGCGTTATTTTCTGCCGACGGGCATCCATTACCGTAACACTCTTGTTATCATCACTGAGCGTATAGTCCTTCATCTTTGTACGGGATACGCAGAGATAATTGTAACCTTTTCTTTTGATCAGCTCCAAGTTCTCTTCCGTGGCAACACCTGCATCCATGACAACGAGCGTATCTTTTGTCCGTGATGGATTCCTCTTTGCTAACGTATCAATCATATTGGGCAGAGACTTAGGGTCTGCTGTATTACCCTCCAAGATAGAAGAATAACGTATAAAACCTTCTTTATTGATACATAGTGCAAGTACAAGTAGCTTACAGTCAGAGCGTTTTTCTTTTGATCGGCCGAACTTGGCCTTGTTGCTGTTACGCTTGCTGCCCTCGAAATAGAAGTTGGTTAAGTCGAAGAGCATCAACTTGTTGTCTATATTAAAGAGATCGTCAGTAACGTTGCACAGATGACGCTCTAACTGTTCCTTTAGTTCATATAATTTGTCAGTGACTTTATACAGAGAATTGATTCCTGGTGTCCAGCCAGGAACTCCACTATAAAGTTCACCAGCAGCCGAGTTATCACGCAAATAATAATAAGACGAACGTTCAGAAACAGCATATACTGTGCGAACAATCAATGCTGACAAAGCTGTGTGTATTGTATTCTCCGTCCAGCCGTTTTTGCGCAGGAAACCCTCTAATTGCAGTTTGTCTATCGTCTGCTTGCAGAGCCACTCAGCACCGACATTCCTTGCGTCAGTATATTTTGCCGTCTCAAGGTCAACGTAGTTCTCATATTTTCTCAGCGACTTCTGCTCTTCCTTGTTAAACCTATCAATTCCACCTTCGTTCTCCATACGGCTCCACCATTCATCAGCCTTTACCTGTTCAATAGGAGTAAGTCCGTCAAGATGTTCCTTGAAAAGCGAGGGTGTACTTCTGTTTTTGAAGCGTTCGGTAAGTGCGTATGCAATTTTTCGAACCTGTACGGCTGTAAGTGAAGGCTCGAACCCGATGTTCAACAGAATTAGCGAATGTACATGACCCTGCACGTCACGATATGACTCCTTAATGCGATAATAAGGAGCCATGTCGCCTGTTGCAGGGTTGAATCGTGTCTGTACATTTGCGTGCATGAGTGCAAAGTAACAAAATAATTTTGATATGACGGTGTCCTACAAATCAGATTTTACTCCTCGTTACAATACCCTATGCCTGATTATCAGTCTTTTATGAAATTAATACCACATAAAACATCCCGAAAATTTATGAAAAATATTTTTACCGGTTAAACTTGGGTTAGTAGCTTGCTCTTACCATCGAAAGTATTGGCTCAGTTCAACTGGCCATACAAGGTGACCAACGGAAAAGCTGTAACAGAAGTACCACAACGTGCTGCAGGACAAAAGAGTGCATTAAACATGGCCACACCTAAACTAAAGACTGTGCGCGTAGCGTTTGTTGGACTTGGAATGCGTGGGCACGACGCTGTAGAACGCTGGACACATATCCCAGGTATTCAGGTAATGGCGCTTTGCGACCATGAGCGTGACAGAGCTGAGAGATGTCAGGAATATCTGCATAAGGCAAGCATGCCAGCAGCCGACATCTATTATGGTGAAGATGGATATAAGGAACTTTGCAAACGTAAGGACATTGACCTTGTTTATATAGCTCCAGACTGGAAACATCATTTCCCTGTGGCTAAGGAAGCTCTAAACAACGGCAAACATGTGGCTGTAGAGGTACCGGCAGCCATGAACCTGTCAGAAATATGGCAACTCATTGACCTCTCTGAGAAGAAGCGCTTACATTGTATGATGCTTGAAAACTGCTGTTATGACTTCTTTGAGTTGAACTCACTGAATATGGCACAAAAGGGAGTCTTTGGGGAAGTCCTCTATGTTCAAGGCGCTTATCGTCACGAATTATCTCCATACTGGGATGCATATTGGAAAAAAGATGCACAAGACAAACTCGGTTGGAGACTAGAATATAACCAGAAATTCCGTGGTGATGTCTATGCCACTCATGGCTTAGGCCCTATAGCTGAAGTACTGAATATTCACAGAGGTGACAAGATGAAGACCCTCGTGGCAATGGACACGAAATCTGTCAATGGTAAGAAATTGGTTGAGGATCGAACTGGCAAACCTTGCACTGAGTTCCGTAATGGCGATCAGACAACAACACTTATCAGTACTGAAAACGGAAAAGTCATTGAGATTCACCACAACGTAATGACGCCACAGCCTTATAACCGAATGTATCAACTTACAGGTACAAAGGGATTTGCGAACAAATATCCGTTTGAAGGCTTCGCACTTTCATCTGATGAATTGAAGAAGTCTGGTGTTACACCATCATCTGACAATCTTTCTGGACATTCATACCTTTCAAACGTTGATGCAAAGGCTTTAGTAGAGAAGTATGAAAGTCCTATCGTTGCCAAGTATGAAAAGCAAGCAAAAGAAGTTGGCGGTCATGGCGGTATGGATTTCATCATGGACTCGCGTTTAGTTTATTGTTTGCAGAATGGACTTCCTTTGGATATTGATGTTTACGACTTGGCAGAATGGTGCTGCCTAGCAGAGTTGGGGTCAATATCTATGGACAATGGTAACATTCCTGTAGAAGTGCCTGATTTCACACGTGGACAATGGAATGAGGTTAAAGGATTCCACCATGCTTACGCTTCTCCAGCTGATGAGGCACAAGCTGCCAAAGACGCAATGGACTTCACTGCTAAGTTAAAAGAAAAAGGTAAGAAGTACTGGGAGAAGGCTGAGAAGGCTGCAAAGAAGTAATAGACAATTAAAAACAATACACAACAAATGTCGTAACGCTCTTCCGAACGTTACGGCATTTGTTTAGACTGAAAGCATTTGAATACAGCCTACTAATAAAAGCTTTACTTCTTTAAAGCTAGGTTATAGTTGTAATATTCAGTCTTACCTGTTATATCCTCAATTACCTCAATAAAAGGAGGGAAGTTTACATCTTCATGCTCAACAATTCCCTTTGTTTCTAAAATCTGAAGGTTTGATGTAGGAGCAAGATAAGTGTCAAGTTCAAAAAACTGTCCAAGCCAAATGAAAGTCTTACGAATCTTATGAATTGACTGACGATAAGGGTCTGCCTGACGCATCATTGACTCATAGAGGTTGTTATCAATCTGTCGTTCGGTAACAATCTGCTCATTGTTCGGTAAGGTTTTCTTCGTTGTACGAACATTTACCGAAACACCATTCAGCGTACGACGCCGTAAGCGCACCTCGCTACGAGGATCTGAAGTAAGATAAGTCTGTCTGATATCACTCTCGATAGCATAAGGAATCTCACCCGTCAAACGAACGATATATTTACGTTCTTCAACCACCTGCTGAGGTATCTCCAAGACATTAGAAATCTCTTGAAGCACACGCTTAATCTTAGTATCAAAATTCTCGTGATTGTTGATTACACGCAAGTGCGGATGTTCCGACCAAGCTTGAATAACTTTCTTATCCATTTCACGTGCAAGCTCAAGCCCTTCTGTACGTTCAGCATTATTAGCAGTGGTATAGAACTGTTCTGCTCCATCCGCAGCACTCACAAGGTGAAGAACTGCATCATAACGAGCACGAAGTTCTTCAGAAGAAGTACTGACACCAGCCGTAATCTCTTTCCACATCTCTGGCTTCATATAAGCAGAGATATCCATTGTACCACGATCACATACTATAATCGTAGGTTTATCAATGGTCTCCGCCATACGCGTAAACTTATCTTCCAAAGCAAGCTGAACCTCCAATGTAGCCTTCTCTCCTTCATAGAAGAACGCAGCATTATCTGTAAGATAATCCATACCCGCCTGAGAGAAGAGCGTTGGAACTTCAGGAATGATAAACACCTTATAACCAAGACTTGAGAAATGCTCAATAATCTTGACAAGTGCAGTTGTTTTTCCGGCACAAGGTCCGCCGGTAAGTACAATTCGTTTCATAATGACTAAAAAATCCCCTCCACCCGAAAGTGAAAGGGATTATTATCTAACATTACTGCTTTACAGTGCAAAATGTCAATATAAAATTACTCAGCTGCTGGAGTTTCCTCCTCAGCTACAGGTGCCTCTGCTGGCTGCTCTACTGGAGCCTCCTCAACAGCAGGTGCTGGCTGGTTCTCTGCAACAACAGTTACTGGAACCTTAACCTCAACCTCCTTGTGGAAGTGTACAGTAGCCTCAGATGTGCCAACCTTCTTCATATCGCGCATTGTAACGATCTTACGATCGATTTCAATACCACGCTTAGCAAGTTCCTCAACAACAGTAGCTGCATTTACTGAACCATAAGTTACGCCTGTAGCAGATACCTTAGTTGCAATAACAAGCTCTACACCATCCAACTGAGCAGCTTTCTTCTCTGCCTCAGCCTTGAGAGCTGCGAGCTTAGAAGCCTGCTGCTTCAAGTTTTCAGCCAACTGCTTCTTAGCAGATGGTGAAGCGATAACACCCTTACCTGTTGGGATGAGATAGTTACGACCGTAGCCGCTCTTTACATTAACGATATCGTTCTTGTATCCAAGACCGATAAGATCTTCTTTCAGTATAATTTCCATCTATTGACCTCCTTTTTACTTCATCAAATCGGTTACATAAGGAAGGAGCGCAATCTGACGAGCACGCTTAACAGCCTGTGCCACACGGCGCTGATACTTCAAAGAAGTACCTGTGATACGACGAGGAAGAATCTTACCCTGCTCGTTGAGGAACTTCTTCAAGAACTCGCCATCCTTATAGTCGATGTACTTAATACCGCTCTTCTTGAAACGGCAATACTTCTTCTTCTTAGTATCGATAGAAGGAGCGGTCAAATAACGGATTTCTGATTTCTGCTCTGCCATGATTAAGCCTCCTTTTTAGCTGCCCATTTAGCACGACGCTTTTCAGCATAAGCTGCAGAATACTTGTCCTGCTTAACGGTGATGTAACGAATAACCTTCTCGTCACGACGGAAGCCGGTCTCGAGAGTGTCGATAACTGATGGTTCTGCGTTGAACTCCAACAATGCGTAGAAGCCAGATGACTTCTTCTGGATGTTGTAAGCCAACTTCTTCAGACCCCAGGCCTCCTCGTTCAAGATCTCAGCGCCATTGTCGGTGAGCAATTTCTTGAATTTAGCGACCGTTTCCTTCATCTGTTCATCAGACAAAACGGGAGTCAAAATGAAAACGGTTTCGTATTGATTCATACTACTTAAAATATAAAATTGTGAATTAAATTACACCTGCTTTCGCAAAATGCAGTGCAAAAGTAGTAATTTTTATGCAACTGACCAAATATTTTTTGTACATTTGCACCAATAAATAGTATATTTACACTTTTGT from Prevotella scopos JCM 17725 encodes:
- the nspC gene encoding carboxynorspermidine decarboxylase, producing the protein MKINPLTYAEVSRPMYVLEEARLRENLNLIAHVAKEADVEIILAFKAYALWRTFPIFQEYIKATTASSLYEARLGFEEFGSPTHTFSPGYTDYEIDEIAHCSSHLVFNSLTQYERFHVRAKIDNEKLSYGLRVNPEYSEVETLIYNPCAPGTRFGIAADKLPETLPNDVEGFHIHCHCESGSDVFERTLTHIEEKFAKWFPQLKWINFGGGHLMTRKDYDVPRLIRVLQRFRKRYPWLKVILEPGSAFAWQTGPLVAQVVDVVEDHGIKTAILNVSFTCHMPDCLEMPYHPAVRNAILADEDGTAKGEHTYRLGANSCLSGDWMGSWTFDHALQVGENIIFEDMLHYTTVKTNMFNGISHPAIALLHTDNELEMLREYTYEDYRDRMD
- a CDS encoding DnaJ domain-containing protein is translated as MAFIDYYKILGVDRNIPQNEVRAAYRKRAKQFHPDLHPNDPKAKAKFQALSEAFEVIGDPEKRAKYDKYGEQWRNADAYENAGGFGRAQGNPGGDNPFGGFDFSSFGGGGGGFSSFFQDLFGGGGGRRTSGFNTGRSRNQQPLGQMEANVGIDLYTALLGGEIIIQLAGGKKIKLKVKPLTQGGTKVRLRGKGYDRGDGTFGDLIITYNVKLPEHLTEHQKELIEQMRREG
- a CDS encoding IS1634 family transposase codes for the protein MHANVQTRFNPATGDMAPYYRIKESYRDVQGHVHSLILLNIGFEPSLTAVQVRKIAYALTERFKNRSTPSLFKEHLDGLTPIEQVKADEWWSRMENEGGIDRFNKEEQKSLRKYENYVDLETAKYTDARNVGAEWLCKQTIDKLQLEGFLRKNGWTENTIHTALSALIVRTVYAVSERSSYYYLRDNSAAGELYSGVPGWTPGINSLYKVTDKLYELKEQLERHLCNVTDDLFNIDNKLMLFDLTNFYFEGSKRNSNKAKFGRSKEKRSDCKLLVLALCINKEGFIRYSSILEGNTADPKSLPNMIDTLAKRNPSRTKDTLVVMDAGVATEENLELIKRKGYNYLCVSRTKMKDYTLSDDNKSVTVMDARRQKITLKEVKTEDDKDYYLEITSPSKAMTESSMNRVWRERFEMELKRINDGISKKGGTKTYEKVVERTGRAIQKYPSIAKFYQISYIKDEKKPKQMLRVDWEIKDLSAMESGHGVYFLRSNIRTLDERVTWEYYNLIREIECTNRQLKNDLNLRPIYHQKDERSDAHLFFGLLAYWVVNTIRCQLKREGESCYWTEIVRRMSTQKLVTTKGKNPLGENIEMRQCSSPSKQAKQIYDKLNLKHSPYKKNKICRTQSP
- a CDS encoding Gfo/Idh/MocA family protein; amino-acid sequence: MAQFNWPYKVTNGKAVTEVPQRAAGQKSALNMATPKLKTVRVAFVGLGMRGHDAVERWTHIPGIQVMALCDHERDRAERCQEYLHKASMPAADIYYGEDGYKELCKRKDIDLVYIAPDWKHHFPVAKEALNNGKHVAVEVPAAMNLSEIWQLIDLSEKKRLHCMMLENCCYDFFELNSLNMAQKGVFGEVLYVQGAYRHELSPYWDAYWKKDAQDKLGWRLEYNQKFRGDVYATHGLGPIAEVLNIHRGDKMKTLVAMDTKSVNGKKLVEDRTGKPCTEFRNGDQTTTLISTENGKVIEIHHNVMTPQPYNRMYQLTGTKGFANKYPFEGFALSSDELKKSGVTPSSDNLSGHSYLSNVDAKALVEKYESPIVAKYEKQAKEVGGHGGMDFIMDSRLVYCLQNGLPLDIDVYDLAEWCCLAELGSISMDNGNIPVEVPDFTRGQWNEVKGFHHAYASPADEAQAAKDAMDFTAKLKEKGKKYWEKAEKAAKK
- a CDS encoding AAA family ATPase, whose translation is MKRIVLTGGPCAGKTTALVKIIEHFSSLGYKVFIIPEVPTLFSQAGMDYLTDNAAFFYEGEKATLEVQLALEDKFTRMAETIDKPTIIVCDRGTMDISAYMKPEMWKEITAGVSTSSEELRARYDAVLHLVSAADGAEQFYTTANNAERTEGLELAREMDKKVIQAWSEHPHLRVINNHENFDTKIKRVLQEISNVLEIPQQVVEERKYIVRLTGEIPYAIESDIRQTYLTSDPRSEVRLRRRTLNGVSVNVRTTKKTLPNNEQIVTERQIDNNLYESMMRQADPYRQSIHKIRKTFIWLGQFFELDTYLAPTSNLQILETKGIVEHEDVNFPPFIEVIEDITGKTEYYNYNLALKK
- the rplI gene encoding 50S ribosomal protein L9, whose product is MEIILKEDLIGLGYKNDIVNVKSGYGRNYLIPTGKGVIASPSAKKQLAENLKQQASKLAALKAEAEKKAAQLDGVELVIATKVSATGVTYGSVNAATVVEELAKRGIEIDRKIVTMRDMKKVGTSEATVHFHKEVEVKVPVTVVAENQPAPAVEEAPVEQPAEAPVAEEETPAAE
- the rpsR gene encoding 30S ribosomal protein S18 — protein: MAEQKSEIRYLTAPSIDTKKKKYCRFKKSGIKYIDYKDGEFLKKFLNEQGKILPRRITGTSLKYQRRVAQAVKRARQIALLPYVTDLMK
- the rpsF gene encoding 30S ribosomal protein S6; amino-acid sequence: MNQYETVFILTPVLSDEQMKETVAKFKKLLTDNGAEILNEEAWGLKKLAYNIQKKSSGFYALLEFNAEPSVIDTLETGFRRDEKVIRYITVKQDKYSAAYAEKRRAKWAAKKEA